In Verrucomicrobiia bacterium, one genomic interval encodes:
- a CDS encoding sigma-70 family RNA polymerase sigma factor, translating to MDPAPDSLSDQDLARQTRSGSLEAFEELVLRYENRVFAFVSRLCGDAMAAREITQDTFLKAFQAIARYDDRRSFAAWLFTIARRKSIDHHRAAWPSADESLPELADLKDPAELMARREEVEALWDLARRGLSTAQFQALWLRYAADLSIAEIAQVLRKTRTHVKVLLFRARQGLSRQGDIRTLLDTYWASQPAGPRPNPCPQLDGVGQRPGVCGRDSESGPLWLCSSANFRTDLKP from the coding sequence ATGGACCCCGCCCCTGATTCGCTATCCGACCAGGACCTTGCTCGCCAAACCCGGTCGGGCTCACTGGAGGCTTTTGAGGAGCTGGTCTTGCGGTACGAGAACCGGGTTTTTGCTTTTGTCAGCCGTTTGTGCGGCGATGCCATGGCGGCCCGCGAGATCACTCAGGATACCTTCCTGAAGGCCTTCCAGGCCATTGCCCGATATGACGACCGCCGCTCCTTTGCCGCGTGGCTCTTCACAATCGCCCGGCGCAAATCCATCGACCACCATCGCGCTGCCTGGCCGAGTGCCGATGAATCGCTGCCCGAGTTGGCGGACTTAAAGGACCCCGCCGAATTGATGGCTCGCCGCGAGGAGGTTGAAGCGTTGTGGGACCTGGCCCGGCGCGGACTGTCCACGGCGCAATTCCAGGCTCTTTGGTTGAGATACGCGGCAGATTTGAGCATCGCGGAAATTGCGCAAGTTCTTCGAAAGACCCGCACGCATGTGAAAGTGCTCCTGTTTCGCGCGCGCCAGGGCCTGTCGCGCCAAGGGGATATTCGGACCCTGCTTGATACGTACTGGGCCTCACAACCCGCCGGTCCCCGGCCCAATCCCTGCCCACAACTGGACGGCGTTGGACAGCGCCCCGGCGTTTGCGGTCGCGATAGCGAATCAGGGCCGCTTTGGCTCTGTTCTTCTGCGAACTTTAGAACGGATTTAAAGCCTTAG
- a CDS encoding cytosine permease, with amino-acid sequence MNDQTTPTAGPLPAYITSAKPNPPGNRAPWYKNTAPTYAGIFLWFVFWQGATTTQAGFLGGTLAQGVGVALLGLLLSAVICHFLFYLVPGLFGMKTGLPLYIVGTSTFGAQGGFIMPGFLMGVLQFGWLGVNIYFSSMALSAVLPVSAKVLMVIWGILAAFVGLKGIQYVAKVATYLPLIPLLTLLWLFAKTAGSVGSFDPSKLIDAQKTFALTAPAPLAAGGVIAAILTYVVGFFATAGAAGVDFGTNSRDKSDVSMGGLFGIALAILVTAGLSILVVAGVYGSPDLSAKAIAAGTEQKGFILDSFNLIPVVLGKDVARWVMFLLALAAFPPACFSSFIAANSFKTTLPQVNPFLSVGIGAAVSIILAVTGKAGEVIPVFVIIGASFGPICGAMLVDYLLSKGKWTGPRAGFNPAGWISWALGFLVGILPNLHDWKPETFPDVPAAPVLAFVVGAILYFLCAKMGLQSQVIPLSAQVSEPAKPVTASAK; translated from the coding sequence ATGAACGATCAAACGACACCCACGGCTGGCCCGCTTCCAGCCTACATCACCAGCGCCAAACCCAATCCGCCCGGTAATCGGGCGCCCTGGTACAAGAATACCGCCCCGACGTATGCCGGGATTTTCCTTTGGTTTGTCTTCTGGCAAGGGGCAACCACGACCCAGGCAGGCTTTCTGGGTGGCACACTTGCTCAAGGTGTGGGAGTGGCTCTGCTGGGCTTGCTCCTCTCAGCCGTTATCTGCCATTTTCTCTTCTATCTCGTGCCCGGTTTGTTTGGAATGAAGACGGGCCTGCCGCTCTACATCGTGGGAACCTCGACCTTTGGTGCCCAAGGCGGTTTCATCATGCCAGGTTTTCTCATGGGTGTATTGCAATTCGGCTGGTTGGGGGTGAATATTTACTTCTCGTCAATGGCGCTGAGCGCGGTGCTTCCAGTTAGCGCCAAGGTCCTCATGGTGATTTGGGGCATTCTGGCTGCGTTCGTGGGTCTGAAAGGAATCCAGTACGTGGCCAAAGTGGCGACCTACCTGCCGCTAATTCCGTTGCTGACGTTGCTGTGGCTCTTTGCCAAGACCGCAGGAAGCGTAGGCAGCTTTGATCCCAGCAAGCTGATCGATGCCCAGAAAACGTTCGCCCTGACTGCCCCTGCTCCGCTCGCGGCAGGTGGTGTCATTGCGGCCATTCTAACTTATGTCGTCGGGTTCTTCGCCACTGCCGGCGCCGCAGGCGTGGATTTTGGCACCAACAGCCGCGACAAAAGCGACGTGAGCATGGGCGGGTTGTTCGGCATAGCTTTGGCTATCCTGGTGACTGCCGGACTTTCAATCCTGGTGGTGGCGGGTGTCTATGGCTCGCCGGACCTGAGTGCCAAAGCTATCGCAGCCGGCACAGAGCAAAAGGGCTTTATCCTCGATTCGTTTAACTTAATCCCTGTGGTTTTGGGGAAGGATGTGGCCAGGTGGGTCATGTTCCTATTGGCGTTGGCCGCGTTTCCGCCGGCCTGTTTCTCGTCGTTTATCGCTGCTAACAGCTTCAAGACGACATTGCCGCAGGTGAATCCATTTCTCTCGGTAGGTATCGGGGCAGCCGTCAGCATCATCCTGGCTGTCACGGGCAAGGCCGGTGAGGTCATCCCCGTGTTTGTCATTATCGGCGCCTCTTTCGGCCCGATCTGCGGCGCCATGCTGGTCGATTATTTACTCTCAAAAGGGAAATGGACGGGCCCGCGCGCCGGATTCAACCCGGCGGGATGGATTTCCTGGGCGCTGGGTTTCCTGGTTGGAATCCTGCCAAACCTCCACGACTGGAAACCCGAGACATTCCCCGATGTCCCGGCGGCTCCCGTGCTGGCGTTTGTCGTCGGGGCCATTCTCTATTTCCTCTGTGCCAAGATGGGGTTGCAGTCACAGGTGATCCCGCTCTCAGCCCAGGTCTCTGAGCCAGCCAAGCCGGTGACGGCCTCGGCGAAATGA